Proteins from a single region of Acidianus ambivalens:
- a CDS encoding APC family permease, with amino-acid sequence MSVNIPRLKKGVVGTLEAVAQEIAAMAPACDTVAFITSAAAFAFVLTPLAFLLAMVTMFIEVNTLYHLSKRHASAGGYYGYVATAFGSFPAIITGLMYPVYQIASTAAIPVYVAGIVLPGVLHYFWGITLPGWVWIAFITFFILFPIFLAMIGIRPQMKYIRYAALTEVAFLAITSLIIILKAPDNTINVFNPFAWNSVYGSCWNKIGGPMAGLGLGMVFGLTSFIGYGGSAPLGEEAKSSRAITKALMLGVFVVGVVLTEVAYALTVGWGINNMTSFASCGIPGIVVYTEFFGIAGGLLLALFAFNSAFSDSVAMQSNAGRVYFAMGRDGILPKFFSYVHPKWITPSKSLLFVGISASVLALASGFIVGYFAGTSPAQLIYCLATSKPVFCALSATFDYLTTIALVGFMVAHFINNTAVMVLFARLKERHYGMNRIIHPFLHYILPAIATIIFAFVLYESIWPPVFPVTQAVITGVSVLIFSIIYTAWIRVRKSEAYRMAGKTVNIVEEERREQARV; translated from the coding sequence ATGAGTGTAAATATCCCTAGGCTTAAAAAAGGAGTAGTAGGAACTTTGGAGGCAGTAGCTCAGGAAATAGCCGCAATGGCACCTGCTTGTGACACGGTAGCTTTCATTACTTCCGCAGCAGCTTTCGCTTTCGTTCTAACACCTCTAGCTTTTCTCTTAGCAATGGTTACTATGTTCATTGAGGTCAATACTCTTTATCATCTTTCTAAAAGGCATGCAAGCGCTGGAGGCTATTACGGTTATGTTGCTACAGCTTTTGGCTCTTTTCCAGCAATAATAACTGGATTAATGTATCCAGTTTATCAAATAGCTAGTACTGCAGCAATACCAGTTTATGTAGCAGGGATTGTGCTACCAGGTGTTCTGCATTATTTCTGGGGGATAACTTTACCAGGATGGGTATGGATAGCTTTCATAACTTTCTTCATTCTCTTCCCAATATTCTTAGCTATGATAGGAATTAGACCGCAAATGAAATACATTAGATATGCAGCATTAACTGAGGTAGCCTTCCTTGCAATAACTTCATTAATAATAATATTGAAGGCTCCAGACAATACAATAAACGTGTTTAATCCATTTGCCTGGAATTCAGTATATGGTTCTTGCTGGAATAAAATAGGAGGACCTATGGCAGGCTTAGGATTAGGAATGGTATTCGGTTTAACAAGCTTTATCGGCTACGGAGGCTCAGCTCCATTAGGAGAAGAGGCAAAAAGTAGCAGAGCAATAACTAAGGCATTAATGCTAGGAGTATTTGTAGTAGGTGTAGTTTTAACTGAAGTCGCTTACGCTTTGACAGTAGGATGGGGAATTAATAACATGACTTCATTTGCTTCCTGCGGAATTCCAGGAATAGTAGTTTATACGGAATTCTTTGGTATTGCCGGAGGTCTCTTATTAGCATTATTTGCATTTAATTCGGCATTCTCAGACAGCGTGGCAATGCAGTCGAATGCTGGAAGAGTGTACTTTGCTATGGGCAGAGATGGTATATTACCAAAGTTCTTCTCATATGTACATCCTAAGTGGATTACTCCGAGTAAGTCTTTGCTCTTTGTAGGAATTTCCGCTAGTGTATTAGCCTTAGCATCAGGGTTTATAGTAGGATACTTCGCTGGAACTTCTCCGGCTCAGCTTATATATTGCCTAGCTACATCTAAGCCAGTATTCTGCGCACTTAGTGCAACGTTCGATTATCTAACAACTATAGCACTTGTAGGGTTTATGGTAGCTCACTTCATAAATAATACTGCAGTTATGGTATTATTTGCAAGGCTAAAAGAAAGACATTACGGAATGAATAGAATAATTCACCCATTCTTACATTACATTTTACCAGCAATAGCCACAATAATCTTTGCTTTCGTACTTTACGAGTCAATATGGCCACCAGTATTCCCAGTAACTCAAGCAGTTATAACAGGAGTTTCCGTGTTAATATTCTCTATAATATATACAGCCTGGATAAGAGTAAGGAAGTCAGAAGCTTATAGAATGGCCGGAAAGACTGTAAATATTGTTGAAGAAGAAAGGAGAGAACAAGCTAGAGTATAA
- a CDS encoding zinc ribbon domain-containing protein, translated as MPEELVEAQIVDFGKLKEIYSDILYYENYKSILKKTGGIDPPPPQSLRTLPFSGRRIGPLSLIIAGNMIKIKEIGAIVKPTKEGNPVYAIVDFSQGIKVLLAYEEESPIVGIDLGIRHLFTIVAIVNHGKLYKVKYVGDKKMLDIFSKYLGESQGLVYLNDIRERVRKPVIETVKFLEELKPKVIAIEDLRLYEAKVGKGLRAIQEILEEELFKRGMKVRRLDPRGTSKICSRCGYKKGEVLGSIFVCPSCGYKADRDFNAAYNLALKCYYTC; from the coding sequence ATGCCAGAAGAGTTAGTTGAGGCTCAAATCGTAGATTTTGGTAAACTAAAAGAAATATATAGTGATATTTTATACTATGAAAATTATAAGTCAATATTAAAAAAGACAGGCGGAATAGATCCTCCTCCACCTCAATCTTTAAGAACCTTGCCATTCAGTGGAAGGCGAATTGGACCTCTTAGTTTAATAATTGCAGGAAATATGATAAAAATAAAGGAAATAGGAGCAATAGTTAAACCTACTAAGGAAGGCAATCCAGTTTATGCAATAGTCGATTTTTCTCAAGGAATAAAAGTACTTTTAGCTTATGAGGAAGAGAGTCCAATAGTGGGCATAGATTTAGGAATAAGACATCTCTTTACAATAGTTGCAATAGTTAATCATGGTAAACTATATAAAGTAAAATATGTGGGAGACAAAAAGATGCTTGATATTTTTTCCAAATATTTAGGAGAATCTCAAGGCTTAGTATATTTAAACGACATAAGGGAAAGAGTTAGAAAACCGGTAATTGAGACTGTAAAATTCCTGGAGGAATTAAAACCTAAAGTTATAGCTATAGAAGATCTTAGGCTTTATGAAGCTAAGGTTGGCAAAGGTTTAAGGGCTATTCAAGAGATATTAGAAGAAGAATTATTCAAACGTGGAATGAAAGTTAGGAGATTAGATCCCAGAGGTACGTCAAAAATCTGTTCTAGGTGTGGGTATAAAAAAGGAGAAGTATTAGGCTCAATATTTGTTTGTCCATCTTGCGGATATAAGGCAGACAGAGACTTCAATGCTGCATATAACCTTGCGTTAAAGTGCTATTATACATGTTAA
- a CDS encoding rubrerythrin family protein: protein MLSYFSDKMDLKGTKTAENLKTGFIGESMANRRYLYFAKKADEEGYPDIAAVFRSIAEGETAHAFGHLDFIRQGGLTDPATDKPIKTLEDMIQSAIAGETYEFTQMYPGFAKQAREEGFEEVAEWFETLARAEKSHAERYKQLLSLLQGKQ from the coding sequence ATGCTAAGTTATTTTAGTGATAAAATGGACTTAAAAGGAACTAAAACTGCCGAAAATTTAAAGACTGGCTTTATAGGTGAATCAATGGCAAATAGACGTTACTTATATTTTGCAAAGAAGGCTGATGAAGAGGGATATCCAGATATTGCTGCAGTTTTTAGGAGTATAGCTGAAGGAGAAACTGCTCACGCTTTCGGACATTTAGATTTCATAAGACAAGGAGGCTTAACTGATCCTGCAACCGATAAGCCGATAAAGACTCTTGAGGATATGATACAATCTGCCATAGCTGGAGAAACTTACGAATTTACTCAAATGTATCCTGGTTTTGCAAAGCAAGCAAGGGAAGAAGGTTTTGAAGAAGTCGCAGAATGGTTTGAAACTTTAGCTAGAGCAGAGAAAAGTCATGCTGAAAGATATAAACAATTGCTATCTTTACTGCAAGGTAAGCAGTAA
- a CDS encoding PfkB family carbohydrate kinase, translating to MIYVVGSYNTDYIIRVEEFPAVGETIFAKEIIVSHGGKGSNQAVSAARLGSKVRLIAAVGNDERGREALKFWKEEGVDTSGVKIKNTYTGSAYILVNRRGETMIVVNRGANYELNEDDVELDDGILLTQMEIRENVVKKALQRFEGIKILNPAPANISDYSILNYVDILTPNEIEFKELTSADDIEYGLNILLKKVKMAVIVTLGERGALIATKDKRVLISAPKVKAIDTTGAGDVFNAALAHSLEKGEDLESAVEFANIIASYSVTKIGAIGPKWEEVREFVEKEKRKEKDRRREEE from the coding sequence ATGATTTATGTAGTTGGAAGTTATAATACTGATTACATAATAAGAGTTGAAGAATTCCCAGCAGTGGGAGAAACAATTTTTGCAAAGGAAATAATAGTATCTCATGGAGGTAAGGGCTCAAATCAAGCAGTTTCTGCAGCAAGGTTAGGGTCTAAAGTGAGGTTAATTGCTGCCGTAGGCAACGATGAGAGAGGTAGAGAAGCTCTTAAATTTTGGAAAGAGGAAGGAGTGGACACTTCTGGAGTAAAAATTAAAAATACCTATACGGGTTCCGCTTACATTTTAGTTAATAGAAGAGGGGAAACAATGATAGTAGTTAATAGAGGTGCAAACTATGAACTTAATGAAGATGACGTAGAGCTCGACGATGGAATACTTTTAACACAAATGGAGATTAGAGAAAATGTAGTTAAGAAGGCCTTACAGAGATTTGAAGGAATAAAGATACTAAATCCTGCACCAGCAAATATTTCCGATTATTCCATACTGAATTACGTCGATATTTTAACTCCTAATGAAATTGAATTTAAGGAGCTAACAAGTGCGGATGATATTGAATACGGTCTTAATATCTTACTTAAGAAAGTAAAGATGGCAGTAATAGTAACCCTAGGCGAAAGAGGGGCATTAATTGCAACTAAAGATAAAAGAGTTCTAATTTCTGCTCCAAAAGTTAAGGCTATAGATACTACTGGTGCGGGAGATGTTTTTAATGCAGCTTTAGCTCATTCCTTAGAAAAAGGCGAGGATTTAGAGTCCGCAGTAGAATTCGCAAATATTATTGCCTCCTATTCAGTAACTAAAATAGGTGCAATAGGACCAAAGTGGGAAGAGGTGAGAGAATTTGTCGAAAAGGAAAAGAGAAAAGAAAAAGATAGAAGAAGAGAAGAAGAATGA
- the zfx1 gene encoding zinc-containing ferredoxin Zfx1, with translation MGIDPNYRTSRQVVGEHQGHKVYGPVDPPKVLGIHGTIVGVDFDLCIADGSCITACPVNVFQWYDTPGHPASEKKADPINEQACIFCMACVNVCPVAAIDVKPP, from the coding sequence TTGGGAATAGATCCGAACTATCGTACGTCCAGGCAAGTAGTAGGTGAACATCAAGGCCACAAGGTTTATGGCCCAGTAGATCCACCTAAAGTTTTAGGAATACACGGAACAATAGTTGGAGTAGACTTCGACTTATGCATTGCAGACGGCTCTTGTATAACAGCTTGTCCAGTAAACGTATTCCAATGGTATGATACTCCCGGACATCCTGCATCAGAAAAGAAGGCTGATCCAATAAACGAACAAGCTTGCATATTCTGTATGGCCTGCGTAAACGTTTGTCCAGTTGCCGCAATAGATGTAAAACCACCGTAA
- a CDS encoding DUF5678 domain-containing protein, translated as MLIINDSRFVGKYVAVDSNDNIIGYADTREELVKNLEQKGYKMHEYAIIYVKGEKKY; from the coding sequence GTGTTAATCATAAACGATTCTAGATTTGTTGGTAAGTATGTTGCTGTTGATTCTAATGATAATATTATTGGTTATGCTGATACTAGGGAAGAGTTAGTTAAAAATCTGGAACAAAAGGGTTATAAAATGCACGAATACGCTATAATTTATGTCAAAGGAGAGAAAAAATACTGA
- the cas4 gene encoding CRISPR-associated protein Cas4: MVEFLAKKRVEDYLSHQREKDTFYVTDLVRCPLKLVYEEKFKELAIAEVYNPSTLMGELIHMGLETFTEIEGYKVTSEVEGEKEVNLGEKVVKIKGRADIILQKDEEKIIVEIKSARGDKGLPHKHHLMQLQAYLWLFGARKGILFYVTPERFTEFTVDKPLDEATIIKLVQENISLSPSPRFAWECEYCVFSIVCPNKKK, translated from the coding sequence ATAGTTGAATTCCTAGCAAAAAAGAGAGTAGAAGATTACTTATCCCATCAAAGAGAAAAAGATACCTTTTACGTTACAGATCTGGTAAGATGCCCATTAAAGTTAGTTTACGAAGAAAAATTCAAAGAATTGGCAATTGCAGAAGTTTACAATCCTTCAACACTTATGGGAGAATTAATACATATGGGTTTAGAGACGTTCACCGAGATTGAAGGCTATAAAGTCACTTCAGAGGTTGAAGGGGAAAAGGAAGTAAATTTAGGAGAAAAGGTTGTAAAAATAAAAGGTAGGGCAGATATTATTTTGCAGAAGGACGAGGAAAAAATTATAGTAGAAATAAAGAGCGCCAGAGGGGATAAAGGATTACCTCATAAGCATCACTTAATGCAACTCCAAGCCTATTTATGGTTATTTGGAGCTAGGAAAGGCATCTTATTTTATGTTACGCCAGAAAGGTTTACAGAATTTACTGTAGATAAGCCGTTAGATGAGGCTACAATAATTAAGTTAGTCCAGGAAAATATTTCGTTAAGTCCTTCACCGCGTTTTGCTTGGGAATGCGAATATTGCGTCTTCTCAATAGTTTGCCCTAATAAGAAGAAGTAG
- a CDS encoding peroxiredoxin yields MSEAYRIPLIGEKFPEMEVDTTHGKIKLPEAYKGKWFVLFSHPGDFTPVCTTEFVSFAKKYEEFKKLNAELIGLSVDSNISHIEWVTWIEQNLKVEIPFPIIADPMGNVAKRLGMIHAESSTAAVRAVFIVDDKGTVRLIMYYPLEIGRNINEILRSIKALQIVDRTGAVVPANWPKNEIIGDNLLNPPPTTVKDSKLRLQQFKGYAWWLTYREADKKDVEEAQKYI; encoded by the coding sequence ATGTCGGAAGCATATAGAATACCGTTAATCGGAGAAAAATTCCCAGAAATGGAAGTAGATACAACTCATGGAAAAATAAAATTGCCAGAGGCGTATAAAGGAAAATGGTTTGTGCTTTTCAGCCATCCTGGAGATTTTACACCAGTATGTACTACTGAATTTGTATCTTTTGCAAAGAAATATGAAGAATTCAAAAAGCTAAATGCTGAACTTATAGGCCTTTCTGTAGATAGCAACATAAGCCACATAGAATGGGTTACCTGGATAGAGCAGAACCTTAAGGTAGAAATACCTTTCCCGATAATTGCAGACCCTATGGGCAACGTTGCTAAAAGATTAGGAATGATACACGCAGAATCTTCTACTGCTGCAGTAAGGGCGGTATTTATTGTTGACGATAAGGGAACTGTAAGACTGATAATGTATTATCCGCTTGAAATAGGAAGAAATATTAACGAGATACTTAGGTCAATAAAGGCATTACAAATAGTTGACAGAACTGGAGCAGTAGTACCTGCTAATTGGCCTAAGAACGAGATAATAGGGGATAACTTACTTAATCCGCCGCCAACAACAGTAAAGGATAGTAAACTTAGATTACAACAGTTCAAGGGCTATGCTTGGTGGTTGACGTACAGGGAAGCTGATAAGAAAGACGTAGAAGAGGCTCAAAAATACATTTAA
- a CDS encoding heterodisulfide reductase-related iron-sulfur binding cluster: MYSLDPEDTSFFDSSKLKSEFVRQASVCHGCRLCFNYCFVFPKLFSITDKKGPKELTLEDLFSIVPDCFHCKMCYNNCPYTPPHEFNMDFAHLMDWAWLYYKKTSGLSLRDYLFEAVNVPFKKIVSKIYPYTKELLGIKEDAPMPQMSDKGFKPRVEKIENPIAKVVLFHTCLIEDFYPELGQDVIEVYNKLGIEVKLANFLCCGAPMLDVGDAKMLKKVAEFNSSLLENFIKQGYDVVSPIPTCSLMIEGYKYIINKEIKVYDAMEYLLKLSREGKIKLPRKVNMTIFYHTPCHLKYLKIGLPGVAIMRSLGARVEIADKGCSGIDGGWGLRNYDKAKIIGKKMMEAFSQSKAEVFATECPLAGLQIFKASGKRPLHPIQVLKEALSSG; encoded by the coding sequence ATGTATTCATTAGATCCTGAAGATACTTCATTTTTTGATTCTTCCAAACTTAAGTCGGAATTTGTAAGGCAAGCTTCCGTATGTCATGGATGTAGATTATGCTTTAATTATTGTTTCGTTTTCCCTAAGCTGTTTTCTATTACAGATAAGAAAGGCCCAAAGGAGTTGACTTTAGAGGATTTATTCTCCATAGTACCGGACTGCTTTCACTGCAAGATGTGCTATAATAATTGTCCTTACACACCTCCTCACGAATTCAACATGGACTTTGCTCATTTAATGGATTGGGCTTGGTTATACTATAAAAAAACCTCTGGATTATCCTTGAGAGACTATTTATTTGAGGCTGTAAATGTTCCGTTTAAGAAAATTGTAAGTAAAATTTACCCATATACTAAAGAATTACTAGGAATAAAAGAAGATGCACCAATGCCGCAGATGTCTGATAAAGGCTTTAAACCTAGGGTTGAGAAGATTGAGAACCCAATAGCTAAAGTTGTACTTTTCCACACTTGTCTAATTGAGGATTTTTATCCTGAATTAGGTCAAGACGTTATAGAGGTTTACAATAAGCTAGGAATTGAAGTAAAGTTAGCTAACTTCCTTTGTTGCGGTGCTCCAATGCTAGACGTTGGTGACGCTAAGATGTTGAAGAAAGTGGCAGAGTTTAATTCTTCCCTACTTGAGAATTTCATCAAACAAGGTTATGACGTAGTTTCTCCAATACCTACATGTTCATTAATGATTGAGGGATACAAGTACATAATAAACAAAGAGATCAAGGTCTACGATGCTATGGAATATCTTTTAAAATTGAGTAGGGAAGGAAAAATCAAACTTCCAAGAAAGGTAAATATGACAATATTTTATCATACTCCTTGTCATCTTAAGTACTTGAAAATTGGCTTACCGGGAGTAGCAATTATGAGATCATTGGGAGCTAGAGTGGAAATAGCAGATAAAGGGTGTTCTGGAATCGACGGAGGCTGGGGATTAAGGAATTATGATAAAGCAAAGATTATAGGAAAAAAGATGATGGAGGCTTTTTCTCAAAGTAAGGCAGAAGTTTTTGCCACTGAGTGTCCATTAGCGGGTTTGCAAATCTTCAAGGCTTCTGGTAAAAGGCCTCTTCATCCCATTCAAGTTTTAAAGGAGGCGTTAAGTAGTGGTTAG
- a CDS encoding glycosyltransferase produces MVLYVIVILSSLVSAWSVYNSFLAIVGIRWNPKEYKNPSGVSFSLIIPAKNEEKVLGRLLDRLENQEYDRSKYEIIVVEDGSTDKTLEVCNSYKLMYDNISCIHLESARVINGKSRALNYALRIAKGEIIGIFDADTVPRLDTLAYASAKFEDPKVAGVQGRLVPINVRESAIARFASLEELFYEYSISGRARLGFFVPLEGTCSFIRKSVLESLGGWNENSLTEDLDLSLKIISSGYKIIYSPSIVAWREVPVSLRMLIKQRLRWYRGHFEVSLKVEKVKFDWRVIDAILIVATPVFMVLNLVNYSLVLLYPSEIYIVVVSLVSFASLLSLLLGIMISRKHMIEEFYPILSFIYMNLVVILNLIAISLELLRMPKKWIKTERTGNITVRIHDS; encoded by the coding sequence ATTGTGCTTTATGTAATAGTAATATTAAGTTCGTTAGTATCTGCCTGGAGCGTATATAATTCATTCTTAGCAATTGTAGGAATTCGATGGAATCCAAAAGAATATAAAAATCCATCCGGCGTATCTTTTTCCTTAATTATTCCAGCAAAAAACGAGGAAAAAGTTCTTGGAAGACTATTAGATAGATTGGAAAATCAAGAATACGATAGATCTAAGTATGAGATAATTGTAGTGGAAGACGGATCTACTGATAAGACCCTAGAGGTTTGTAATTCCTATAAGTTAATGTATGATAATATTTCATGTATTCATTTAGAAAGTGCTAGAGTAATTAACGGAAAAAGTAGAGCATTAAACTATGCATTAAGGATAGCTAAAGGCGAAATAATTGGAATTTTTGACGCAGATACTGTTCCAAGGTTAGATACTTTAGCTTATGCCTCAGCTAAGTTTGAAGATCCTAAAGTAGCAGGAGTTCAAGGTAGACTAGTTCCAATAAACGTTAGGGAAAGCGCAATAGCGAGATTTGCCTCTCTTGAAGAATTATTTTATGAATACTCAATAAGCGGAAGAGCCAGGCTGGGCTTCTTTGTTCCGTTAGAAGGCACTTGCTCTTTCATAAGAAAATCTGTACTAGAAAGTTTAGGCGGATGGAACGAGAACTCTTTAACTGAAGACCTTGATCTCAGTCTGAAAATAATATCCAGCGGTTACAAGATAATTTATTCTCCATCTATTGTAGCTTGGAGGGAAGTGCCAGTTAGCTTAAGAATGCTAATAAAACAGAGGCTTAGATGGTATAGAGGGCATTTTGAAGTAAGTCTCAAGGTAGAGAAGGTAAAATTTGATTGGAGGGTAATAGATGCAATATTAATTGTAGCAACTCCAGTTTTTATGGTATTAAATCTAGTGAATTACTCCTTGGTTCTCTTATATCCATCAGAAATTTACATAGTTGTCGTTAGTTTAGTTTCATTTGCATCCTTACTATCATTATTACTGGGAATAATGATTTCAAGAAAACACATGATAGAAGAGTTTTATCCAATACTATCTTTTATTTACATGAATCTCGTAGTAATCCTTAATTTAATAGCAATCTCTCTAGAACTTTTAAGAATGCCTAAGAAATGGATTAAGACTGAAAGAACTGGAAATATAACGGTGAGGATTCACGATAGTTGA
- the thiD gene encoding bifunctional hydroxymethylpyrimidine kinase/phosphomethylpyrimidine kinase, producing the protein MTIAGSDSGGGAGLQADLKTFTSLGVFGTVIVTGLTAQNTFEVTRVMEVPPDFIEAQFDAVMRDLNPRYAKTGMLASTKVIEAVKKKVEEYKIDLILDPVMVAKSGASLVTEDVVSSIKSLMRDSLIITPNKFEAEKLLGKKIESEDELKKSAKELYEKYSVNVVVKGGSQFGLDYAIIDGEELELKGEKIDTNNTHGSGDVFSASITAYLAKGSKLKDAVKKAKEFTTFAIKYSLNLGKGHGPVDPFAYPEALMEREIAREELEDLLYFIEKEEEKTFKDLINENDKSNVGYLTKYGDFVTLAGGIIRYLDWLKIDGPLLVNWKKNDIYEALKRSGKKIGVIISPSDKILSLAEENKIKLSESGINSDAITINGKIILVADSVEELKKKIEGLK; encoded by the coding sequence ATGACTATTGCAGGGAGCGACTCAGGAGGAGGAGCAGGGCTACAGGCTGATTTAAAGACTTTTACGTCTCTCGGAGTTTTCGGCACGGTTATTGTTACTGGTCTAACTGCTCAGAATACTTTTGAAGTAACCAGAGTAATGGAAGTTCCTCCTGATTTTATTGAGGCACAATTTGATGCAGTAATGAGGGACTTAAACCCTAGATACGCTAAAACCGGAATGTTAGCTTCAACAAAAGTAATCGAAGCAGTAAAAAAGAAGGTGGAAGAGTATAAGATCGATCTTATTTTAGATCCGGTAATGGTTGCGAAATCGGGAGCTTCGCTAGTAACGGAAGACGTAGTTTCGTCTATAAAATCATTGATGAGAGATTCATTGATTATTACTCCTAATAAGTTTGAGGCTGAGAAACTTTTAGGTAAGAAGATAGAGAGCGAAGACGAGTTAAAGAAATCAGCTAAGGAATTGTACGAGAAGTACTCAGTTAATGTAGTAGTAAAGGGGGGTTCTCAATTTGGTTTAGACTATGCAATAATAGATGGCGAAGAATTGGAGCTTAAGGGAGAGAAAATAGATACTAATAATACGCACGGTAGTGGAGATGTATTTTCTGCCTCAATAACTGCTTATTTAGCTAAAGGCTCCAAGTTAAAGGATGCAGTTAAGAAAGCAAAGGAATTTACAACCTTTGCTATAAAATATTCTTTAAACTTAGGCAAAGGTCACGGTCCTGTCGATCCGTTTGCATATCCAGAAGCTCTGATGGAAAGAGAAATTGCTAGGGAAGAATTGGAAGATTTACTTTATTTTATTGAGAAGGAAGAAGAAAAGACTTTCAAGGATTTAATTAATGAGAACGATAAATCAAACGTTGGTTATTTAACAAAGTATGGAGATTTTGTAACTCTTGCTGGTGGAATAATTAGGTATCTTGATTGGTTAAAGATTGATGGTCCTCTTCTAGTTAATTGGAAGAAAAATGACATATATGAAGCTCTAAAAAGGAGTGGTAAGAAAATAGGTGTAATTATCTCTCCTAGTGATAAAATTCTATCACTTGCAGAAGAAAATAAGATAAAATTATCAGAAAGCGGAATAAATTCTGATGCCATAACTATTAATGGCAAAATAATTTTGGTTGCAGATAGTGTAGAAGAATTAAAGAAAAAAATAGAGGGATTAAAGTAG
- a CDS encoding histone deacetylase family protein, producing the protein MHHVENPDRLTRALNSLKGEKVVEPIKVDDPQIVHSEDYVEKIRNIKGEEWIDADTYANDKTYETALYALGGALKAFELQGFALVRPPGHHAGKNGRAFNAPTLGFCIFNNVAYVVRKKVLKHVAIIDFDVHYGNGTQEIFYDDPEVLHIDIHQDPKTIFPGTGFPEMVGKGEAEGTKVNLLIPPRGSDDLYEELFPLIQSILEDFKPAYIIFSAGFDGFKGDGLASLNLTEYTFYNLGSLGKGKYSSGVLEGGYGIGLERGLPAFIKGLKGEIADYAKEKSPDSVKSRFFDYLEKEKEILRNYWKI; encoded by the coding sequence ATGCATCATGTTGAAAACCCAGATAGATTAACTAGAGCTTTAAATTCATTAAAAGGAGAGAAAGTAGTTGAACCAATTAAAGTCGATGATCCTCAAATTGTTCACTCTGAAGATTATGTTGAGAAAATAAGGAATATCAAAGGAGAGGAATGGATTGATGCAGACACTTATGCTAATGATAAAACCTATGAGACAGCTCTATATGCCTTAGGTGGAGCATTAAAAGCCTTTGAATTACAAGGCTTTGCACTAGTTAGACCTCCTGGACACCATGCAGGCAAAAATGGGAGAGCATTTAATGCCCCAACTTTAGGTTTTTGTATTTTTAATAATGTAGCTTACGTAGTTAGGAAAAAGGTGTTGAAACATGTTGCAATAATAGATTTTGATGTCCATTACGGTAATGGAACTCAAGAAATTTTTTATGATGACCCAGAAGTCCTTCATATAGATATTCATCAAGATCCTAAAACTATATTTCCCGGTACTGGATTCCCAGAAATGGTGGGTAAAGGAGAGGCAGAAGGGACTAAGGTTAATCTTCTCATTCCTCCTAGGGGCTCGGATGATCTTTATGAGGAATTATTTCCATTAATTCAAAGTATTCTTGAGGATTTTAAACCTGCCTACATCATCTTCTCTGCAGGTTTTGATGGATTTAAAGGCGATGGACTAGCTTCCCTTAATTTGACAGAATACACTTTTTACAATCTAGGTTCTTTAGGTAAAGGCAAGTATTCTTCCGGAGTATTAGAAGGAGGCTACGGCATAGGCCTAGAGAGAGGTCTTCCAGCATTTATAAAAGGATTGAAAGGAGAAATAGCTGATTATGCCAAAGAGAAATCTCCTGATTCAGTGAAATCAAGATTCTTCGATTATCTCGAAAAAGAGAAGGAGATATTAAGAAACTATTGGAAGATTTAA